From Candidatus Binatota bacterium, the proteins below share one genomic window:
- a CDS encoding HAMP domain-containing histidine kinase translates to MKDLDPANLAPRPWARLGLHGKMVLAAAFTIVGSVAAVSSVLTLQQVHILNDQVESATVQLRQGMVERGQLLAASTTRSMENAIAGFDFNFVAETVRGLATEDNQLSWALVAREDGTVVVSSDPYLVDDTARSNSGDPATAQDQASDLVVLSHGINVGGERWGTLRLAFDPADINQQALATKHRGRVLLARTMTLGFMFAFAIAGLGLTASTALSRRLLKPVSKLAREASAISRGDLEQEIRMTDSPDEIGKLALQFENMRLALKGHISELVVARQQADTAYREEKRLRAQVEEHSHLLERRVRERTAELEATNERLTEYDRLKTEFLSNVSHELRSPVAAILSAARIINRYGDTKPESAERFSGVIMEESSRLSRLINDLLDLAKIESGRVEWRSHRIADPLGILSHVYATFRPLYEERNISLIIDATGPLPAIDGDRDRLIQVLTNLCSNSMKFTPAGGSVVMGATTETVNGESTLLLTITDSGPGIPESQVDQVFERFHQVQATTDGNKPRGTGLGLAICREVVEHHGGSIRVELPEEGGTRMVVALPAIGQYPASAEPPVLH, encoded by the coding sequence TTGAAAGATCTCGACCCAGCAAACCTGGCACCCCGTCCGTGGGCCCGACTCGGTCTTCATGGAAAAATGGTCCTGGCCGCGGCCTTTACTATCGTGGGCAGCGTGGCCGCGGTTTCGTCGGTGCTCACCCTGCAACAGGTCCACATACTCAACGACCAGGTTGAAAGTGCCACCGTGCAACTACGACAAGGCATGGTAGAGCGCGGCCAGCTGCTTGCTGCCAGCACCACGCGGAGCATGGAAAATGCCATCGCCGGTTTTGATTTCAATTTCGTAGCCGAAACCGTCCGTGGCCTGGCTACCGAAGACAACCAGTTGTCCTGGGCACTGGTGGCCCGCGAAGACGGTACAGTGGTGGTGAGCAGTGACCCCTACCTGGTCGACGACACGGCCCGGTCCAATAGCGGCGACCCTGCCACCGCGCAAGACCAGGCTTCCGATCTCGTAGTACTCTCCCACGGTATAAACGTAGGAGGAGAGCGTTGGGGCACCCTGCGACTGGCCTTCGACCCGGCCGACATAAACCAGCAAGCACTCGCGACCAAGCACCGCGGTCGCGTGCTGCTGGCCCGCACGATGACGTTGGGATTCATGTTTGCTTTCGCCATAGCCGGACTGGGATTGACTGCTTCGACGGCTCTCAGTCGCAGGCTGCTCAAGCCGGTGAGCAAGCTCGCGCGGGAAGCCTCGGCCATATCGAGGGGCGACCTCGAGCAGGAAATTCGCATGACCGACTCTCCAGACGAGATCGGTAAACTGGCACTACAGTTCGAGAATATGCGCCTTGCTCTCAAGGGACACATAAGCGAGCTCGTCGTTGCCCGACAGCAAGCAGACACCGCGTACCGCGAAGAAAAACGCCTGCGGGCCCAGGTAGAAGAACACTCCCACCTACTGGAAAGACGGGTACGCGAACGCACGGCGGAACTCGAGGCCACCAACGAAAGACTTACCGAGTACGACAGGCTGAAGACCGAGTTTCTCAGCAACGTATCACACGAGCTGCGCAGCCCGGTCGCGGCCATCTTGTCGGCCGCGCGAATCATCAACCGCTACGGCGACACGAAGCCCGAAAGCGCTGAACGCTTCAGCGGCGTCATCATGGAGGAGTCGAGCCGACTTTCCCGCCTGATCAACGACCTCCTGGACCTCGCCAAGATCGAATCGGGCCGCGTAGAGTGGCGCAGCCACCGCATCGCCGACCCGCTCGGTATCCTGTCGCACGTATACGCCACCTTCCGACCACTGTACGAAGAGCGCAACATCTCGCTTATAATAGACGCCACCGGCCCCCTGCCCGCCATCGATGGCGACCGTGACCGCCTTATACAGGTGCTCACCAACCTGTGCAGTAACTCCATGAAGTTCACACCGGCTGGCGGCTCAGTAGTCATGGGAGCGACGACAGAAACAGTAAACGGTGAGAGCACCTTGCTGCTGACCATCACCGACAGCGGACCCGGCATACCCGAGAGCCAGGTGGACCAGGTATTCGAACGGTTTCACCAGGTTCAAGCGACTACAGACGGCAACAAGCCCAGGGGCACGGGCCTGGGGCTGGCCATATGCCGCGAGGTGGTCGAGCACCACGGCGGCAGCATAAGGGTAGAGCTGCCCGAGGAGGGCGGCACCCGCATGGTCGTGGCCCTGCCGGCCATCGGCCAGTACCCCGCATCCGCCGAGCCGCCGGTGCTCCACTGA
- a CDS encoding DUF4215 domain-containing protein: protein MTINNRVLTMTLAALAVSASMALAPASAQAQGKDELHCQKGLGRSTGRYYSGASRARQACVGRIAAGSLSPVTDCISGEGDDVTALQVRRAKARLASRISRRCFGVDLISLNFPGTCPFDGDKPWTNIDLGNCIDAKLDAIVESTMAVQFPQIGAVLEGADLHCVQKVGRKGSSLATRTLKARTRCQSRQDRGVIPAGVECMEGIPPYGNGTGDMATDRNIEEAYIRLLASVPEVCASADVDALGFSAACDDPTGGRFNIFDLKSCQFNTHRDAVEDLLEASYPKAPICGNGIHEYGEDCDDGNLVNTDACLDTCVEASCGDGEVEAGVEECDDSNSIDTDSCRNSCVLARCGDSVVQSGVEQCDDGNASNNDDCLDTCLSARCGDGFFWAGVEDCDDGGESIACDFDCTVALCGDGTTNSSRGETCDNGAANSDTFPDACRSNCQPAGCGDAVIDSGEVCDDGNVVNGDGCSGSCVFEAICGDGVTEFEEECDDSNVANGDGCSDACLSEFCGDGSVNNSGSEQCDDGNTGSGDGCSGSCVIEFCGDGSVNNSGSEQCDDGNLSVGDGCDESCIVEVCGNGVLQAGETCDDGGETAACDADCTVVKCGDETLNTSAGEQCDDGAANSDVQVDACRTDCVLAGCGDLVVDTGEQCDDGAANSDTRVDACRLSCELPGCGDQVTDTGEQCDDGGESAACDDDCTASECGDSTINVSAGEDCDDGNTNPRDNCNGECREASCGDGVACTEPGCTTGPGGGLEECDLDTDCCQGCAIVATGCQHPLCPDAGKLEVWAGVGRDCTVDEDCPAGFCDGGLGRCRTPTTLDSGASGIAHDSDVNDNTTARGNVLCEGPIDMLLADTGGCGVCELAGVDPVTGSCRCANDRRQICDSPFQPDADCGVDTNGDPNICQCFLAPPFPLSSGGIAVCVLSRFTDDLVGTANVDTGELKTDASLRVEVYLGLDQFNPCPTCDGDTVYADGVRDGVCSFGNNLGQSCDATATNHTFPFVRRSCSIAGSACEKNTDCPSGESCDSNIADVSGGEYSLDCLPATGKNVSGQGLPIAFTLTAGTQVLEAGLTCPFPFTASQCHCLVCNGDTSVPCSSNEECAAIGAGTCSVVGAGVMNGPNPCISFGKVCTATENNEAECPGVVETYCDGFIRAAGDGYITCSSDGDCGFGLLSAGNCTLSKTRECFLDSVQADGIAIPGAPLVGSVFCIAPVSSAGVNAAAGLPGPGRVLQQVSSTLFCANDHSKVYTPGDPSSCE, encoded by the coding sequence ATGACCATAAACAATAGAGTTTTGACGATGACCTTGGCCGCACTGGCCGTTTCGGCCTCGATGGCACTGGCCCCGGCAAGCGCCCAGGCTCAGGGCAAGGACGAGCTTCACTGCCAGAAAGGCCTGGGCCGCTCCACCGGGCGCTACTACAGCGGGGCTTCGCGGGCCAGGCAGGCCTGCGTAGGGCGCATAGCAGCCGGCTCGCTCTCGCCGGTGACCGACTGCATTAGCGGAGAAGGCGATGACGTCACGGCCCTGCAAGTGCGCAGGGCCAAGGCCCGGCTGGCCTCTCGCATATCGCGACGGTGCTTCGGCGTAGACCTTATTTCGCTCAACTTTCCCGGTACCTGCCCCTTTGATGGCGACAAGCCCTGGACCAACATCGACCTGGGCAATTGCATCGACGCCAAGCTCGACGCCATCGTCGAGTCGACCATGGCTGTACAGTTTCCGCAGATCGGTGCCGTCCTGGAAGGAGCCGATCTACATTGTGTTCAGAAGGTGGGCCGTAAGGGCTCATCCCTTGCGACGCGGACCCTGAAGGCGAGAACACGCTGCCAGTCACGTCAGGACAGGGGGGTCATCCCCGCTGGGGTGGAGTGCATGGAGGGTATTCCTCCTTACGGCAACGGCACCGGTGACATGGCTACCGACCGCAACATTGAAGAAGCCTACATAAGGTTGCTGGCCAGTGTGCCCGAAGTGTGTGCGTCGGCCGACGTCGATGCGCTGGGCTTCTCCGCTGCCTGCGACGACCCTACCGGTGGGCGGTTCAATATTTTTGATCTCAAGTCGTGCCAGTTCAACACTCATCGTGACGCGGTAGAGGACTTGCTCGAAGCTTCTTATCCCAAGGCCCCCATCTGCGGCAACGGAATTCACGAGTACGGCGAGGACTGCGATGACGGCAACCTGGTTAACACCGACGCTTGCCTGGATACCTGCGTGGAGGCTTCCTGTGGCGACGGCGAGGTAGAGGCTGGTGTCGAGGAGTGCGATGACAGCAACTCGATCGACACCGACAGCTGCCGCAACTCTTGCGTGCTGGCGCGCTGCGGAGACTCGGTGGTGCAGTCCGGGGTCGAGCAGTGCGACGACGGCAATGCCTCGAACAACGACGACTGTCTCGATACCTGCCTGTCGGCGCGATGCGGGGACGGTTTTTTCTGGGCAGGAGTGGAAGACTGCGACGACGGTGGCGAATCGATCGCCTGTGACTTCGATTGCACGGTGGCGCTGTGCGGTGACGGCACCACAAACTCGAGTAGGGGTGAGACCTGCGACAACGGTGCGGCCAACTCGGACACCTTTCCCGACGCTTGCCGGAGCAACTGTCAGCCGGCCGGCTGCGGCGACGCGGTGATCGATTCCGGCGAAGTCTGCGATGACGGTAACGTCGTCAATGGCGACGGCTGCTCGGGTTCGTGTGTTTTTGAAGCGATCTGCGGCGATGGCGTGACGGAGTTCGAAGAAGAATGTGACGATAGTAACGTGGCCAACGGCGACGGTTGCAGCGATGCTTGCCTGTCCGAGTTCTGCGGCGATGGCTCGGTCAACAACTCGGGTAGCGAGCAGTGCGACGACGGTAATACCGGTAGCGGTGACGGTTGCTCTGGCAGCTGCGTGATCGAGTTCTGTGGCGATGGTTCGGTCAACAACTCGGGTAGCGAGCAGTGTGACGACGGTAATTTATCCGTGGGCGACGGCTGCGACGAGAGCTGTATTGTCGAGGTCTGCGGCAACGGAGTGTTGCAGGCAGGAGAAACTTGCGATGACGGTGGAGAGACGGCTGCCTGCGATGCCGACTGCACGGTGGTCAAGTGCGGCGATGAGACACTCAATACGTCTGCGGGTGAGCAGTGCGATGACGGCGCGGCCAACTCCGACGTCCAAGTCGACGCCTGCCGTACAGACTGCGTGCTGGCGGGTTGCGGTGACCTGGTCGTCGATACCGGCGAACAGTGTGACGACGGTGCGGCCAACTCCGATACCCGGGTCGACGCCTGCCGACTTTCCTGCGAGCTGCCCGGCTGCGGTGACCAGGTCACTGATACCGGAGAACAGTGCGACGACGGCGGCGAATCAGCTGCCTGCGACGACGACTGCACAGCGTCTGAGTGCGGCGACTCGACCATCAACGTTTCTGCGGGTGAAGACTGCGACGACGGCAACACCAACCCGAGGGACAACTGTAACGGCGAATGCCGGGAGGCCAGCTGCGGCGACGGTGTGGCATGCACCGAGCCCGGTTGTACCACCGGCCCGGGGGGGGGACTGGAAGAATGCGACCTCGACACGGATTGCTGCCAGGGCTGCGCTATCGTAGCCACCGGTTGTCAGCACCCGCTTTGCCCTGACGCCGGCAAGTTGGAGGTGTGGGCGGGCGTGGGCCGCGATTGTACGGTTGACGAAGACTGCCCGGCCGGTTTCTGTGACGGCGGACTCGGGCGCTGTCGGACACCCACGACGCTCGACAGTGGAGCCTCGGGTATCGCCCATGACTCCGACGTCAACGACAACACCACGGCCCGGGGTAACGTGTTGTGCGAGGGCCCCATTGACATGCTTCTCGCCGATACGGGCGGCTGCGGTGTGTGCGAACTTGCCGGTGTCGACCCGGTTACGGGCAGCTGCCGCTGCGCGAACGACCGGAGGCAGATTTGCGACAGCCCCTTCCAGCCAGACGCGGACTGCGGCGTTGACACGAATGGTGACCCTAACATCTGCCAGTGCTTTCTCGCACCGCCGTTCCCCCTGTCTTCGGGCGGAATCGCGGTCTGCGTGCTCAGTCGTTTTACCGATGATCTCGTGGGCACGGCCAACGTGGACACCGGCGAGTTGAAGACCGATGCCAGCCTGCGGGTAGAGGTTTACCTCGGGCTTGACCAGTTCAACCCTTGCCCGACATGTGACGGTGATACCGTGTATGCCGATGGCGTGCGTGATGGCGTATGCAGCTTCGGTAACAACCTGGGACAATCCTGCGACGCCACGGCTACAAACCACACCTTTCCTTTCGTGAGGCGTAGTTGCAGTATTGCGGGTAGCGCCTGCGAGAAAAACACTGACTGTCCGTCAGGCGAGAGTTGCGATAGTAACATCGCCGACGTGTCTGGCGGCGAGTACAGCCTCGATTGCTTGCCGGCGACCGGTAAGAACGTATCGGGGCAGGGATTGCCGATCGCGTTCACCCTGACCGCCGGTACCCAGGTGCTCGAGGCAGGGCTCACCTGCCCGTTCCCCTTTACCGCCAGCCAGTGTCATTGCCTGGTGTGCAACGGTGACACCTCTGTGCCCTGTTCCTCGAACGAAGAGTGCGCTGCGATTGGCGCGGGCACTTGTTCGGTAGTCGGAGCCGGAGTGATGAACGGCCCCAACCCCTGCATCTCGTTCGGTAAGGTCTGCACGGCAACCGAGAACAACGAGGCCGAGTGCCCGGGCGTGGTCGAGACCTACTGCGACGGTTTCATACGCGCAGCGGGGGATGGCTACATCACCTGTTCTTCGGACGGCGACTGCGGCTTCGGCTTGTTGAGCGCGGGTAACTGCACGCTGAGCAAAACCCGCGAGTGTTTCCTGGACAGCGTACAGGCCGATGGCATAGCGATACCCGGCGCACCATTAGTTGGGTCGGTGTTCTGCATAGCCCCGGTTTCGTCGGCGGGGGTAAACGCGGCCGCCGGTCTGCCGGGTCCGGGACGCGTGTTGCAGCAGGTCAGCTCGACCCTGTTCTGCGCCAACGACCATTCAAAGGTTTACACGCCAGGTGATCCCTCGAGCTGCGAGTAG
- a CDS encoding CoA transferase: MGPLKGFRIIELAGLAPVPYAGMILADFGAELIRVDRPGAPGMLPDATADALARGKQSVAINLKDPRGIELLLKLAESADALIEPFRPGVMEKLGLGPDVLAERNPRLVYARLTGYGQQGPYASMAGHDINYVAMSGVLHLLGRENDKPEPPINLLGDFAGGGMLCAMGVVMALLERERSGKGQVIDSAMVDGAASLASFIFGFQAQGYWKAERGTNLLDGAAHFYGTYETSDKRWLSVGAIEPQFYAALIEGMGLAADDLPAQMDQSTWPAMKEKFASVFGDRSRDEWCAVFDGTDACVAPILAIDEVASHPHSVERESFVAGVSGPPVPAPSPRLLRTPGRAGSKAPAIGQHTADILTDLGLSGDEQEALKADGVVC, from the coding sequence ATGGGTCCACTAAAAGGATTTAGAATAATTGAACTGGCCGGGCTCGCGCCGGTCCCTTACGCCGGGATGATCCTGGCCGATTTCGGTGCTGAGCTGATCAGGGTCGACCGTCCAGGTGCACCCGGCATGTTGCCAGACGCCACCGCGGACGCCTTAGCAAGGGGCAAGCAATCGGTTGCCATTAACCTGAAGGATCCCCGGGGTATCGAGCTGTTGCTCAAGCTCGCTGAAAGCGCCGACGCCCTCATAGAGCCGTTCAGGCCGGGAGTAATGGAAAAACTGGGCCTGGGCCCAGACGTCCTCGCCGAGCGCAATCCGCGCCTGGTCTACGCCAGGCTCACCGGCTACGGCCAGCAGGGCCCCTACGCTTCGATGGCCGGCCACGACATAAACTACGTCGCCATGTCGGGGGTGCTGCACCTGCTCGGCCGTGAAAACGACAAGCCCGAACCCCCCATCAACCTACTTGGCGACTTCGCCGGTGGCGGTATGCTGTGCGCCATGGGTGTAGTGATGGCCCTGCTCGAGCGAGAACGTTCCGGCAAAGGCCAGGTCATAGACTCGGCCATGGTAGACGGGGCGGCCAGCCTCGCGTCGTTCATATTCGGCTTCCAGGCCCAGGGCTACTGGAAAGCCGAACGTGGCACCAACCTGCTCGACGGCGCCGCACACTTCTACGGCACCTACGAAACCTCGGACAAGCGCTGGCTGTCGGTGGGAGCCATCGAGCCCCAGTTTTACGCAGCGCTGATCGAAGGCATGGGTCTCGCCGCTGATGACCTCCCTGCCCAGATGGACCAGTCAACCTGGCCCGCGATGAAGGAAAAGTTTGCCTCGGTGTTCGGCGATCGCAGCCGAGACGAATGGTGCGCGGTATTTGACGGTACCGACGCCTGCGTGGCGCCGATACTCGCCATCGACGAAGTTGCCTCCCACCCCCACAGCGTCGAACGAGAGAGTTTCGTTGCCGGGGTCTCGGGACCGCCGGTGCCCGCGCCCTCTCCGCGCCTGCTGCGAACACCGGGGCGGGCTGGTAGCAAGGCACCCGCCATTGGCCAGCACACGGCCGACATACTGACGGACCTCGGCCTGTCGGGAGACGAGCAGGAAGCGCTCAAGGCCGACGGCGTAGTGTGCTGA
- a CDS encoding HAD family hydrolase: MGGRPSCAIFDLDGVLLDTEPFYTRASSEVVQKWGKTFDWSLKANMIGRPAIESARYLVAALELPVSPEEYLSLRTATLESLFPTSPECDGARDFCALLAGEGLRQAVATSSTRRLYEMKILQHGPWFKDFDVIVTGDDKEVGQGKPAPDIFLLAAARLGAEPADCVVFEDSPAGVQAARAAGMRVVALPDPSLGREKVADADLVVDSFRDLQLTDLWL; the protein is encoded by the coding sequence ATGGGAGGCCGTCCCAGCTGCGCGATTTTTGATCTCGACGGCGTTCTGTTGGACACCGAACCCTTCTACACCCGGGCGAGCAGCGAGGTGGTGCAGAAGTGGGGCAAGACCTTTGATTGGTCGCTTAAGGCCAACATGATAGGGCGCCCGGCCATCGAGTCGGCCCGCTACCTCGTCGCGGCGCTCGAGCTACCCGTATCGCCCGAAGAATACCTCTCCCTGCGCACCGCCACCCTTGAGAGCCTGTTTCCGACCTCACCCGAATGCGACGGCGCACGCGACTTCTGCGCGCTGCTCGCCGGCGAGGGCTTGCGGCAGGCGGTGGCGACGAGCAGCACGCGCCGCTTGTACGAGATGAAAATTTTGCAACACGGGCCGTGGTTCAAAGATTTCGACGTTATAGTTACCGGCGATGACAAGGAGGTGGGGCAAGGCAAGCCCGCTCCCGATATCTTCCTGTTGGCCGCCGCACGGCTTGGCGCCGAGCCGGCCGACTGCGTGGTATTCGAAGACTCCCCGGCCGGCGTGCAGGCCGCACGCGCGGCTGGGATGAGGGTAGTGGCCTTGCCCGACCCGTCGCTGGGCCGCGAGAAAGTCGCCGACGCCGACCTGGTGGTCGACTCGTTCCGGGACCTGCAGCTTACCGACCTCTGGCTCTAG
- a CDS encoding arsenate reductase (glutaredoxin), which translates to MLDVLQERGVEFDVVEYLKAPLDRETLSGLVELVGGDPVQMVRTSDRRFKDGDLSLAPDAGLPAVVDLLLDEPAVMQRPVVVSGKRAVIARPSDRVLELL; encoded by the coding sequence GTGCTGGATGTACTCCAGGAGCGAGGCGTCGAGTTCGACGTCGTAGAGTATCTCAAAGCGCCCCTCGATCGTGAGACGCTGTCCGGACTCGTAGAGCTGGTCGGGGGTGACCCCGTGCAGATGGTCAGGACTTCCGACCGCAGGTTCAAGGACGGTGACTTGTCGTTGGCTCCGGACGCGGGCCTGCCCGCAGTCGTGGACCTGCTGCTGGACGAGCCCGCTGTCATGCAACGCCCGGTGGTAGTGTCTGGGAAGAGGGCTGTTATAGCTCGACCCTCGGACAGGGTACTGGAGCTGCTGTGA
- a CDS encoding protease modulator HflC gives MNRLTAAVVAVVAAIALVYAGACFSVGEWQQALVLKFGKPMRTIVEPGLNFRIPFVHQVVYFDKRLMEYDAAPRELITRDKQQLVVDNFSRWKIIDPLKFYQTVLTEAGAQSRLDDIIYSNLREAIGQVTSTDVVSGDRTKFMDVVRSNSDRRAAEYGIKVVDVRIKRTDLPEKNEQNVFRRMRTERERLAKKFRAEGDEASTKIRSQAEREKRVIIADANRESEIIRGKADALATDVYAKAYGRDADFYGFIRTLESWRKTLGEQTTVVLTPSTEFLELLVSSRASSRKR, from the coding sequence GTGAACCGCCTGACGGCAGCCGTGGTGGCCGTGGTGGCCGCGATAGCTCTTGTTTACGCGGGCGCGTGTTTCAGCGTTGGCGAGTGGCAGCAGGCGCTGGTGCTCAAGTTCGGTAAGCCCATGCGCACGATAGTGGAACCCGGGCTGAACTTTCGTATACCCTTTGTCCACCAGGTGGTCTACTTCGACAAGAGACTGATGGAGTACGACGCCGCGCCGCGCGAGTTGATAACCCGCGACAAGCAACAGCTGGTGGTAGACAACTTTTCGCGCTGGAAGATCATAGACCCGCTCAAGTTCTACCAGACCGTTCTCACCGAGGCCGGGGCGCAGTCGCGTCTCGACGACATCATTTACTCCAACCTGCGCGAGGCAATCGGACAGGTGACCAGTACCGACGTGGTATCGGGCGATCGAACGAAGTTCATGGACGTGGTCAGGTCGAATTCTGATCGTAGGGCGGCCGAGTACGGCATCAAGGTAGTCGATGTCCGTATCAAGCGAACCGACCTGCCCGAAAAGAACGAGCAGAACGTTTTTCGTCGCATGCGCACCGAGCGTGAGAGGCTGGCCAAGAAGTTTCGCGCCGAGGGAGACGAGGCATCGACCAAGATCAGGTCGCAGGCTGAGCGCGAGAAGCGGGTCATTATCGCCGACGCGAACCGCGAATCGGAGATCATCCGCGGTAAGGCTGACGCCCTGGCCACCGACGTGTACGCCAAGGCATATGGCCGCGACGCTGATTTCTACGGCTTTATCCGCACGCTGGAATCCTGGCGTAAAACCCTGGGAGAACAGACCACCGTGGTGCTGACCCCCTCAACTGAGTTCCTGGAACTTCTCGTTTCCTCCCGCGCCTCGTCGCGAAAACGCTGA